In Leishmania donovani BPK282A1 complete genome, chromosome 35, the following are encoded in one genomic region:
- a CDS encoding MCAK-like kinesin, putative, whose protein sequence is MPSIPLVTELGARAGEFQHILNMSKIPAQVEQKLRPAMDPGELFTYQDSRIFVRARPIVAHDMEDPNNQSIVQKVDENRDLVVMTPKISLSGECTIDPCVVTLDGVFVGARDDTERVYLESCAPLVSLSVNGASTCVLCYGQTGSGKTYTTSGIFRLVALDLAPAFATHDILLTVLEIQALKNIDLLTGTDVQVVEDVSGELKLLGTEAFECSSAEMLLAAFEEAASQRTTRSTERNETSSRSHMIARISIVSKETKWAKPGDLFIVDLAGSENTADSATHDKTRQAETKFINTSLMTLKDCIRSRALASSSTQHLHIPYRRSPLTLLLRDCFEIAVRRPTKTVMIACVSPLLRDSRHTINTLRYASMLAVTPPSKVLAPDPNDPNNYTREQALDFLVKVSHGNITEPEYILPEGDGRTLVHIPEAEFIRRIVESHPHIPEKKAKLIYTAVWKRVVDARTKGRKQMVDAKRHIKAPRCAM, encoded by the coding sequence ATGCCCAGCATTCCGTTAGTGACCGAGCTCGGGGCGAGGGCGGGTGAGTTTCAGCACATCTTGAACATGTCCAAAATTCCAGCCCAAGTGGAGCAAAAGCTCCGTCCTGCGATGGATCCTGGTGAGCTCTTCACTTATCAGGATTCGCGCATTTTTGTGCGCGCTCGCCCGATCGTCGCACATGATATGGAAGATCCAAACAATCAGAGCATTGTTCAGAAAGTCGATGAAAACAGAGATCTCGTCGTGATGACGCCAAAAATATCACTTTCTGGCGAGTGTACGATTGATCCGTGCGTTGTCACTCTTGACGGCGTGTTCGTGGGAGCCCGTGACGATACAGAGCGAGTTTACCTAGAGTCATGCGCCCCAttggtctctctctccgttaACGGCGCATCTACGTGCGTGCTCTGTTACGGGCAGACAGGAAGCGGAAAAACCTATACAACCTCTGGTATTTTTCGCCTTGTCGCCCTGGATCTCGCGCCTGCTTTCGCCACTCATGATATCCTTCTCACTGTTCTTGAAATACAAGCACTCAAGAACATCGACCTGCTCACTGGCACGGATGTTCAGGTTGTGGAGGATGTCTCAGGTGAGCTTAAGCTCCTGGGGACAGAGGCCTTTGAGTGCTCGAGTGCCGAAATGCTTCTCGCCGCTTTTGAGGAAGCTGCCTCACAGCGAACAACGCGGTCAACAGAGAGGAACGAAACGTCTTCGCGTTCTCACATGATCGCTCGAATCTCCATTGTTTCGAAGGAGACGAAGTGGGCGAAGCCTGGCGATTTATTCATCGTGGATCTTGCTGGTAGTGAAAACACCGCCGACAGCGCAACTCATGACAAAACTCGCCAAGCAGAGACCAAATTCATCAACACCTCCCTCATGACACTTAAGGATTGCATTCGGTCCCGCGCTCTTGCGTCTTCGAGTacgcagcacctgcacatCCCGTATAGGCGCTCGCCACTTACGCTTCTTTTGCGCGACTGCTTTGAGATCGCCGTGCGTCGCCCAACGAAGACAGTTATGATCGCCTGTGTCTCGCCACTGCTTCGAGATTCACGGCATACTATTAACACACTGCGGTACGCATCGATGCTTGCTGTGACGCCACCATCCAAAGTCCTCGCACCCGATCCGAACGACCCAAACAACTACACGCGCGAGCAGGCCCTCGACTTTCTTGTAAAAGTGTCACATGGAAACATCACTGAGCCGGAGTACATTTTACCGGAGGGTGACGGGCGGACTCTCGTGCACATTCCAGAGGCGGAATTCATCCGTCGCATCGTGGAGAGCCATCCGCACATACCCGAGAAAAAGGCAAAACTTATTTATACTGCCGTGTGGAAGCGTGTTGTCGACGCGCGCACCAAAGGTCGAAAGCAGATGGTCGACGCAAAGCGGCATATTAAAGCACCACGCTGCGCTATGTAG
- a CDS encoding small nuclear RNA gene activation protein (SNAP) 50, putative — MTLRRIAHEVVGIPIEELRAVNEDPLASMPADAVLEPGTKVRLPVVLDYQGSPYGMTLHLGSAEAQLQDCEALLDSLVSSWEGEYGSHSLECLPPRKVCSQTEAVLAKVHEEAIRQLPKVDAGLQRLGSRESKLPLLVEVGAIKAAERAIEESFQRAVAGLESFKKENEACGRVAPASLSSNDLTPASLHTKRDEGEDYCVLHTHRWEFAVHGVRSKEPREVWAVLSCQPLVALLDAIDCPATRDPLTTSRNAFFFIHGVFYIDDRHRAQADFVDLSEVIRGNDPLQDASSFHAPEHQGFSRCPVKSAAETAFKDLNIKMGESCLLRHCGGCDHYFFLSHARSLSGYPRKERHEFPHRVAKVRDQARRCLLCRLFPATIALYEDPLSPESPAFYCAVCFDLLHSGDTPEEAAQYQRREAKDFGEVYFKAT; from the coding sequence ATGACCCTGCGCCGGATAGCGCACGAGGTGGTCGGCATTCCTATAGAAGAACTGCGCGCCGTAAATGAGGACCCGCTGGCGAGCATGCCCGCCGATGCGGTTCTCGAGCCCGGCACGAAGGTGAGGTTGCCTGTGGTCTTGGACTATCAGGGCAGTCCCTACGGAATGACGCTGCACCTGGGTAGTgccgaggcgcagctgcaggactGTGAGGCGCTCCTCGACTCTCTCGTGAGCTCGTGGGAGGGCGAATATGGCTCTCACAGTTTGGAGTGCCTTCCTCCACGTAAGGTGTGCTCGCAGACGGAGGCGGTGTTGGCCAAGGTGCACGAGGAGGCGATTCGGCAACTGCCCAAGGTCGACGCGGGTCTTCAGCGGTTGGGGAGCAGAGAGTCAAAgctgccgcttctggtggAAGTCGGGGCGATCAAGGCAGCCGAGCGCGCCATTGAGGAGTCGTTCCAGCGAGCCGTCGCGGGGCTCGAGAGTTTCAAGAAGGAAAATGAAGCTTGTGGAAGAGTCGCCCCGGCATCGTTGAGCTCTAACGACCTCACCCCGGCTTCCCTTCACACGAAGCGCGACGAGGGCGAAGACTACTGCGTCCTGCACACGCATCGGTGGGAGTTCGCGGTTCATGGAGTGCGCTCGAAGGAACCGCGCGAGGTTTGGGCGGTGCTCTCCTGCCAGCCGctcgtggcgctgctggacgcgATCGACTGCCCGGCAACACGAGACCCGCTCACCACCTCCCGAAATGCCTTCTTCTTCATCCACGGCGTCTTCTACATCGACGACCGGCATCGAGCACAAGCGGACTTTGTCGACCTCAGCGAGGTTATCCGGGGGAACGATCCTTTGCAGGACGCGTCGAGCTTTCACGCTCCCGAGCACCAGGGCTTTTCTCGGTGCCCCGTGAAGAGCGCAGCAGAGACCGCGTTCAAGGACCTCAACATCAAGATGGGTGAGTCgtgcctgctgcggcactgcggcGGATGCGACCACTACTTCTTCCTGTCGCATGCCCGAAGCCTAAGCGGCTACCCGCGCAAGGAGCGACATGAGTTCCCGCACCGTGTGGCCAAAGTACGAGACCAGGCAAGGCGGTGTCTGCTCTGTCGATTGTTTCCGGCCACGATCGCGCTCTACGAGGACCCACTTTCCCCTGAGAGTCCGGCCTTTTACTGCGCGGTGTGCTTTGATCTTCTACACAGCGGCGACACCcccgaggaggcggcgcagtaCCAGCGGCGCGAAGCGAAGGACTTTGGTGAGGTTTACTTCAAGGCGACGTAG
- a CDS encoding katanin, putative has protein sequence MFSVSEHRLPCDALYSRISASRSKPLVGFGGRDASIHVYPFMGYTRTAWLQGLSEPITALGFDPDQTSVVGGSDAGKLQMWDIGSEEVVRVFTRGHASTVTDIDVFRSGQFFATVSTDRILRIWDVRKSSGRQSYKDATAPLCAVQFSPNGRWVATGCARGIVRLYDLVAGKIVHKFELHTGAITSLHFHPDLYYLVVGSGDGTVSVWDLDSFETRFHSSSQHTPIDAVHFSGTRLLATSDHNLRIFDTSNLSDRTAVSLEAPWIMMGDVAYASATDEAWFVETAGATAMKCKLSLRDIRRPGEEAPRAAAAPPASALVPASPSQRVPVATLNSNSSIFADARKKPANGSRLSPMDSPAKTTENDMAEKELRAETSAPTASTLPRPAFSSGGPSFPPRSAPPSSAGDSELQMVQQLRHEHGTASTTLQRRLNTLRTVRTLWMQNQPEAMAHVRRLYDEGQEFGPLFDLLTVLQQPRMKEKLLTESIATFLDLVEIALKTDYEPLILLGLRTLRSISTKFRARMEEAQRRARASQSTGYNDPLGMSQHQRITQKLHNCCPVVFALAERCDGVGEEARAVLPDMPPPPRTQ, from the coding sequence ATGTTCTCTGTTTCCGAGCACCGGCTGCCATGCGACGCCCTGTACTCGCGCATTAGCGCCAGTCGTTCCAAACCCCTTGTGGGTTtcggcggccgcgacgcCTCTATCCACGTCTACCCATTCATGGGATATACGCGGACTGCCTGGCTGCAGGGTCTATCGGAGCCTATCACAGCCCTCGGCTTTGACCCGGACCAGACGTCCGTGGTGGGCGGAAGCGACGCCGGCAAGCTGCAAATGTGGGACATCGGCTctgaggaggtggtgcgtgTCTTCACGCGCGGCCACGCCTCCACCGTGACCGACATCGATGTCTTCCGCAGCGGGCAGTTCTTTGCGACCGTTTCAACGGATAGGATACTGCGCATCTGGGATGTGCGAAAGTCGTCTGGCCGGCAGTCCTACAAGGATGCCACCGCTCCATTATGTGCCGTGCAATTCTCGCCGAACGGCCGGTGGGTGGCCACcgggtgtgcgcgcggtaTTGTGCGACTCTACGACCTCGTCGCTGGTAAGATTGTCCACAAGTTCGAACTGCACACCGGCGCCATCACGAGTCTCCACTTCCACCCGGACTTGTACTATTTAGTGGtgggcagcggtgacggTACGGTGTCGGTGTGGGATCTAGACTCCTTCGAGACGCGGttccacagcagcagccagcacACACCCATCGATGCCGTCCACTTCAGCGgcacgcgcctcctcgctaCATCGGATCACAACCTGCGTATCTTCGATACGTCGAACCTTAGTGACCGCACGGCAGTGTCGCTGGAGGCGCCGTGGATTATGATGGGTGACGTAGCCTACGCAAGCGCCACGGACGAAGCCTGGTTCGTGGAAACGGCCGGAGCGACGGCAATGAAGTGCAAGTTGTCCTTGCGCGACATCCGCCGTCCCGGCGAAGAGGCgcctcgcgcggcagcggcgccacccgcATCTGCTCTAGTGCCTGCCTCGCCCTCCCAGCGAGTCccggtggcgacgctgaACAGCAACAGTTCGATCTTCGCGGATGCGCGAAAGAAACCTGCAAATGGGTCTCGGCTCAGCCCAATGGACTCACCGGCGAAAACAACGGAAAATGACATGGCGGAAAAGGAGTTGCGCGCGGAGACGTCGGCACCGACGGCTTCGACCCTGCCACGGCCAGCATTCAGTAGCGGTGGACCATCTTTCCCACCGAGATCCGCCCCGCCGTCGAGTGCAGGCGATTCAGAGCTACAGATGgtacagcagctgcgtcacgAGCACGGCACTGCCTCTACCacgctgcagaggcggctcAACACTCTGCGCACCGTGCGCACGCTCTGGATGCAGAACCAGCCTGAGGCAATGGCGCATGTGAGGCGGCTCTACGACGAGGGGCAGGAGTTTGGCCCGCTCTTCGATCTTCTAaccgtgctgcagcagcctcgCATGAAGGAGAAGTTGCTCACAGAGTCCATCGCTACTTTTTTGGACCTCGTCGAGATCGCTCTCAAGACGGACTACGAGCCGCTGATCTTGTTAGGACTGCGCACGCTTCGCAGCATTTCCACGAAGTTCCGCGCAAGGATGGAGGAGGCACAGCGGcgggcgcgcgcgtcgcagAGCACAGGCTACAACGATCCGCTCGGCATGAGTCAGCATCAGCGCATAACACAGAAGTTGCATAATTGCTGCCCGGTCGTCTTTGCGCTAGCGGAGCGCTGCGATGGCGTCGGAGAGGAGGCTAGGGCAGTCCTGCCAGacatgccgccgccgccgcgcacgcaaTAG
- a CDS encoding protein phosphatase, putative → MDTRCCTPPSIGGGDDLFLASCRHQLFVNEEDDHEAENTALEASVTLRPSDSFPRLSQSHASEETRPSDPLDTNVELPSPIRLPRSPRRAFQPIPINLPGDNCFGRTAFQGWPVEATASDGITSTPWRPPTTSGQPSAAPAAAPAAHASMAHLQTPEVQRTNYAVATPNMMGHLLYTPQISPVCQAWRTSLDTELDSVNTRWAADQLPSLTTLIDNALYVGGFPDSQTVPQLYALGIRHIVNCCAQDIRTAPEVAESFHLHYFESYDSEEYLILHRDYDAFAGLMSTILENGEKAFVHCIAGVNRSVVLCAAFLMDRLSLNPVEAVRVFRANGRMRILDNKGFRHQLIDHYLQSIEPQNARVGLL, encoded by the coding sequence ATGGATACACGGTGCTGCACCCCGCCGTCGattggcggcggtgatgatcTCTTTTTAGCCTCCTGCCGGCATCAGCTGTTCGTGAACGAGGAAGACGATCACGAGGCGGAGAAcacggcgctggaggcgagTGTGACCTTGCGACCGTCCGACAGCTTTCCGCGTCTCTCCCAATCGCACGCATCTGAGGAGACTCGGCCGAGCGACCCACTCGACACCAACGTGGAGCTTCCCTCGCCCATTCGCCTGCCACGCTCTCCGCGACGCGCCTTTCAGCCTATCCCGATCAACCTCCCCGGCGACAACTGCTTCGGCCGAACCGCCTTTCAGGGCTGGCCAGTGGAAGCGACTGCCAGCGACGGCATCACAAGCACACCCTGGCGGCCCCCGACCACGTCGGGGCagcccagcgccgcccccgcagcagcaccagcagcccaTGCGAGCATGGCACATCTGCAGACACCGGAAGTGCAGCGCACAAACTACGCCGTGGCCACTCCCAACATGATGGGGCACCTCCTCTACACGCCGCAGATATCGCCGGTGTGCCAGGCCTGGCGAACCAGCCTGGATACCGAGCTTGACAGCGTGAACACACGCTGGGCAGCCGACCAGCTGCCGTCCCTTACAACGCTCATCGACAACGCCCTCTACGTTGGCGGCTTTCCAGATTCGCagacggtgccgcagctgtaCGCGCTGGGCATCCGCCACATTGTCAACTGCTGCGCGCAGGACATTCGCACAGCCCCAGAAGTGGCTGAGAGCTTTCACCTGCACTACTTCGAGTCATATGACTCGGAGGAGTACTTGATTCTCCACCGCGACTACGACGCGTTCGCTGGACTGATGTCCACCATTCTAGAAAATGGAGAGAAGGCCTTCGTGCACTGTATCGCCGGTGTGAATCGCAGTGTCGTGCTGTGCGCGGCGTTCCTCATGGACCGTCTCTCGCTGAATCCGGTGGAAGCGGTTCGTGTGTTCCGTGCCAATGGTCGCATGCGCATCTTGGACAACAAAGGCTTCCGCCATCAGCTCATTGACCACTACCTGCAAAGCATAGAGCCACAGAACGCAAGGGTAGGGCTGCTGTAA
- a CDS encoding phosphatidylserine decarboxylase, putative, producing MELFRITAPLRFYKSNRGIRLSNPSRRWLYNRLFLGGIGAFGCYLTLRYQLAAWEASRNPEDGNCLCSSDMVDFLRYMPFNLFSNVVGRLVENESVPAWVHNWFAQAVVYWYALDMSESLQKTNFETFQQFYVRDWTPKARPVDAAASVVAPCDGQVLAVNTNVESTSLVQVKGLTYGMRSLLQETPPPLGTDTHRRVAVVLHMRNKDFHHVIAPLSFACEKSIYVPGSLLPTTAAGYHWIPAVLTLNERLVLQGRSSDKARLPVYMALVGSTLTGRITLYMDKRVRTNYLDPPAYAVHSPYASKPVVARGERLATFNWGSSVVLVMDVPKSCKPLKRAGDVVKAGEALFQF from the coding sequence ATGGAGCTATTCCGCATCACGGCTCCGTTGCGCTTTTACAAAAGCAATCGCGGCATCCGTCTCTCGAACCCGTCTCGTCGGTGGCTGTACAACCGCCTTTTCCTCGGTGGCATCGGCGCGTTTGGTTGTTACCTCACGCTGCGCTATCAACTCGCTGCGTGGGAAGCGTCTAGGAATCCGGAAGATGGAAACTGCCTGTGCTCCAGCGACATGGTCGACTTCCTGCGCTACATGCCCTTCAACCTCTTCTCTAACGTCGTCGGCCGGCTTGTAGAAAACGAATCCGTACCGGCGTGGGTGCACAACTGGTTTGCGCAGGCTGTGGTTTACTGGTACGCACTTGACATGTCGGAGTCGTTGCAGAAGACCAACTTCGAGACCTTTCAGCAGTTTTACGTCCGCGACTGGACGCCAAAGGCACGCCCAGTAGATGCGGCGGCCTCTGTTGTCGCCCCGTGTGACGGCCAAGTGTTGGCAGTGAACACGAATGTGGAGAGCACCTCGCTTGTGCAAGTGAAAGGACTTACCTACGGCATGCGCTCCCTCTTGCAGGAAactcctccgccgctggGCACGGACACGCACCGCCGAGTGGCCGTGGTGCTTCACATGCGCAACAAGGACTTTCATCATGTCATCGCACCACTATCATTTGCGTGCGAGAAGAGCATCTACGTGCCCGGCTCCCTGCTACCGACGACCGCGGCCGGCTATCATTGGATCCCTGCCGTTCTCACCCTCAACGAGCGCCTCGTACTACAAGGGAGGTCTAGCGACAAGGCACGGCTCCCGGTTTACATGGCCCTAGTTGGCAGCACTCTCACCGGACGCATCACGCTCTACATGGACAAGCGCGTTCGCACAAACTACCTCGACCCGCCAGCCTACGCCGTGCACTCGCCGTACGCGTCGAAGCCAGTTGTGGCGCGCGGTGAGCGACTGGCGACGTTCAACTGGGGATCATCTGTCGTCTTGGTAATGGATGTACCTAAGAGCTGCAAGCCGCTCAAGCGCGCAGGTGATGTAGTGAAGGCTGGCGAGGCCCTCTTCCAATTCTAA
- a CDS encoding protein kinase, putative — translation MLATPSLPPLSSSGNQQGAWARRILKSDVYPSSLEAIRARVEALRGRWRDGGAAHIVPITRVVCTPLYLRLEVDESLALELLGPPWEYERHSAPMGERDAALCVLSVAQLLSRLHAVGVVHGHLQGGVVWHHTGDALRIVVTECELPITALVPYGGVGSEARQCAAPEILRGDPYAGAADVWGLGVLLVQLLLGSSKPVCTADLENSDLLSPFISSLGPSAASFVLPCVKSDPHARPLLLQVLQHPFLASALPVHGNEVGDEQRNDCSSEDSNTSEGEELEDSDTDST, via the coding sequence ATGTTGGCCACGCCGTCTTTGCCGCCGCTCTCATCGTCCGGCAACCAGCAAGGCGCCTGGGCACGGCGCATCCTCAAATCGGATGTCTACCCCTCTTCACTAGAGGCCATCCGCGCACGGGTTGAGGCCCTGCGCGGTCGATGGCGAGATGGCGGGGCGGCACATATCGTCCCAATTACGCGGGTCGTGTGCACCCCGCTTTATCTGCGTTTGGAGGTGGATGAATCGCTGGCCCTAGAGCTGCTGGGGCCGCCGTGGGAGTACGAACGGCATAGCGCGCCGATGGGCGAACGTGACGCCGCTCTCTGTGTTTTGTCGGTTGCTCAGCTCCTGTCACGACTGCACGCAGTAGGCGTGGTGCATGGACACCTGCAGGGAGGCGTAGTGTGGCACCACACAGGTGATGCGCTACGTATCGTTGTTACAGAGTGCGAACTGCCCATCACCGCCCTTGTTCCCTATGGAGGGGTAGGGAGTGAGGCGCGGCAGTGCGCCGCACCGGAGATTCTGCGAGGAGACCCCTACGCTGGCGCGGCTGATGTTTGGGGACTGggtgtcctcctcgtccaacTGCTCCTGGGGTCGTCGAAGCCGGTGTGCACGGCTGACCTCGAAAACTCTGATCTGTTGTCGCCGTTTATCTCCTCGTTGGGCCCAAGCGCTGCAAGTTTtgtgctgccgtgcgtgAAGAGTGACCCTCACGctcgcccgctgctgcttcaggTGCTGCAACATCCATTTCTagcgtcggcgctgccggtgcatGGAAACGAAGTCGGAGACGAGCAGAGAAACGATtgcagcagcgaggacagCAACACCAGTGAAGGCGAGGAACTGGAGGATAGCGACACCGACTCTACTTGA